From the genome of Patescibacteria group bacterium, one region includes:
- a CDS encoding EamA family transporter, which produces MFTHLTNFSYKRNWKEAVGFYLFCVFIVFIFGFFVGLSLSMLGVNITPYTQVVFVKVTSVVYCLTISSFLLKEKKLLKNPVYVILVLLGCFLAVWGAFFGLIVPAFITTRNHNG; this is translated from the coding sequence GTGTTTACACATTTAACGAATTTTTCTTACAAAAGAAATTGGAAAGAGGCAGTGGGTTTTTATTTATTTTGCGTGTTTATAGTGTTTATTTTTGGATTTTTTGTGGGTTTGTCGCTCAGCATGTTAGGAGTAAATATTACCCCGTATACTCAAGTTGTTTTTGTAAAAGTGACCAGTGTTGTATATTGTCTAACGATCTCTAGTTTTTTGTTAAAAGAAAAAAAGTTATTAAAAAATCCTGTCTATGTAATTTTAGTTTTACTCGGTTGTTTTCTGGCTGTTTGGGGAGCATTCTTTGGTTTAATCGTGCCAGCATTTATAACTACCCGAAATCACAATGGTTAG
- a CDS encoding elongation factor P, producing MSLLEYNEVKERKYIVYENEPYEVLTSHVFRKQQRKPVNATKLKNLITGSVKEISFHVSEKVEEAEIDSRQAKYLYNNRGEFFFSDPADPSKRYAMKEDLVGPQGKFLKANTVVEILSFQDRHVGFKLPIKVELKVVEAPPAVKGDTAKGGTKQAKLETGVTINVPLFINEGEIIRINTETGEYVERVN from the coding sequence ATGTCATTACTTGAATATAACGAAGTCAAAGAACGAAAATATATTGTCTACGAAAATGAGCCGTACGAAGTTTTAACGTCGCACGTTTTTCGTAAACAGCAGAGAAAGCCGGTCAACGCCACTAAACTTAAAAATCTTATCACTGGATCAGTAAAAGAAATTTCTTTCCACGTGTCTGAAAAAGTGGAAGAGGCAGAAATTGATTCACGCCAGGCCAAGTACCTTTACAATAACCGCGGTGAATTCTTCTTCTCTGATCCTGCAGACCCTTCAAAGCGCTACGCCATGAAGGAAGATTTGGTTGGCCCTCAAGGAAAATTTCTCAAAGCCAACACCGTTGTTGAAATTCTTTCTTTCCAAGATCGTCATGTCGGTTTTAAATTGCCTATTAAAGTGGAGCTGAAGGTGGTTGAGGCTCCTCCAGCAGTCAAAGGAGATACAGCTAAGGGCGGCACCAAGCAAGCTAAGCTCGAAACGGGCGTCACTATCAACGTTCCCCTCTTTATCAACGAAGGTGAGATCATTCGAATCAATACTGAAACGGGAGAGTATGTGGAGAGAGTGAACTAG
- the recA gene encoding recombinase RecA — protein MAFGKPKKEKVDKVIGANIEDTLNAIKTKFGDDSIMKLGDKPRVDVNAISTGSIGLDAALGVGGLPRGRIVEIFGPESSGKTTLSLHVVAEAQKKGGICAFIDAEHAMDPEYAKRLGVKINELLISQPDTGEQALEIVESLVRSGKLDVIVIDSVAALTPKDEIEGDMGAQHVGKQARLMSQALRKLTAIVAKSKTIVIFINQIRMQIGVMFGNPETTPGGKALKFYTSVRLDIRRIAQIKKGEEIMGGRIRVKVVKNKVAAPFKQTEFDLMYNEGISREGELIALGEKMGFVKKSGMSYEYLPAQTGTPANKEKKAENIKLGRGYDATRQFLKENKKVADEILKEIKRRLKDGDPLAAAPEPGETEE, from the coding sequence ATGGCCTTCGGCAAACCAAAAAAAGAAAAAGTAGACAAAGTGATCGGCGCAAACATTGAAGATACATTGAACGCCATCAAAACCAAATTCGGTGATGATTCAATCATGAAGCTTGGTGACAAACCGCGTGTTGATGTTAATGCCATCTCCACCGGTTCGATCGGACTTGATGCCGCGCTTGGTGTTGGTGGTCTTCCACGAGGAAGAATTGTCGAAATCTTTGGTCCAGAATCAAGTGGTAAAACTACCCTCTCACTTCATGTGGTTGCCGAAGCTCAGAAAAAAGGCGGCATCTGCGCCTTCATCGACGCTGAACACGCCATGGACCCTGAGTATGCCAAACGACTCGGGGTAAAAATTAACGAGCTTTTGATCTCACAGCCTGATACAGGTGAACAAGCTTTGGAAATTGTAGAATCCTTGGTTCGCTCAGGCAAGCTCGACGTCATTGTCATCGACTCTGTGGCCGCCCTTACCCCGAAAGATGAAATCGAAGGCGATATGGGAGCTCAACATGTGGGCAAGCAAGCTCGTCTTATGTCCCAAGCGCTTCGCAAACTCACCGCTATCGTCGCCAAAAGTAAAACCATCGTCATCTTCATCAACCAGATCCGCATGCAAATCGGTGTGATGTTCGGTAATCCTGAAACCACCCCGGGAGGCAAGGCTTTGAAATTCTACACATCAGTACGTCTCGATATTCGCCGCATCGCTCAAATTAAAAAAGGTGAAGAAATTATGGGAGGACGCATTCGAGTGAAGGTGGTGAAAAATAAAGTAGCAGCGCCATTTAAGCAAACCGAATTTGATCTCATGTACAACGAGGGTATCTCTCGCGAAGGAGAATTGATTGCGCTTGGAGAAAAAATGGGCTTTGTTAAAAAAAGTGGCATGTCGTATGAATACCTACCAGCACAGACAGGCACTCCAGCAAACAAAGAAAAGAAAGCTGAAAATATCAAACTCGGCCGAGGTTATGATGCAACCCGCCAATTCCTCAAGGAGAATAAAAAAGTGGCAGACGAAATTCTTAAGGAAATCAAAAGACGGCTCAAAGATGGCGATCCTTTAGCCGCAGCACCTGAACCAGGAGAAACCGAGGAGTAA